The following proteins are co-located in the Meriones unguiculatus strain TT.TT164.6M chromosome 4, Bangor_MerUng_6.1, whole genome shotgun sequence genome:
- the Comtd1 gene encoding catechol O-methyltransferase domain-containing protein 1 isoform X2 — MAQRAPRLSVPAALALGSAALGAAFAAGLLLGKRWPLWGSGRQQRLLPPEDNPLWQYLLSRSMREHPALRTLRLLTLEQPQGDSMMTCEQAQLLANLARLIKAKKALDLGTFTGYSALALALALPDAGRVVTCEVNAEPPELGRPLWRQAEVEQKIDLRLQPALQTLDELLAAGEAGTFDVAVVDADKENCGAYYERCLQLLRPGGVLAVLRVLWGGEVLQRQPRNKAAECVRNLNERILRDARVYISLLPLDDGLSLAFKI; from the exons ATGGCCCAGCGCGCACCTCGGCTGTCTGTTCCCGCCGCGCTGGCTCTGGGCTCGGCCGCGCTCGGCGCCGCCTTCGCCGCCGGGCTCCTGCTAG GGAAACGGTGGCCGCTTTGGGGGTCCGGGCGACAGCAGCGACTGCTGCCCCCTGAAGACAACCCCCTGTGGCAGTATCTGCTGAGCCGCTCCATGCGGGAGCACCCGGCACTGCGGACCCTGCGACTG CTGACCCTGGAGCAGCCGCAGGGGGACTCCATGATGACCTGTGAACAGGCCCAGCTTCTGGCAAACCTGGCGCGGCTCATCAAGGCCAAGAAAGCTCTGGACCTGG GTACTTTCACGGGCTACTCGGCCCTGGCGCTAGCCTTGGCTCTTCCAGACGCTGGCCGCGTGGTGACCTGCGAGGTGAACGCGGAGCCCCCGGAGCTGGGGCGGCCCCTGTGGAGGCAG GCGGAGGTGGAGCAGAAGATCGACCTTCGGCTGCAGCCCGCGTTGCAGACTTTGG ATGAGCTTCTGGCGGCGGGCGAGGCCGGAACCTTCGACGTAGCGGTGGTGGACGCGGACAAGGAGAACTGCGGGGCCTACTACGAGCGCTGTCTGCAGCTGCTGCGCCCCGGAGGCGTGCTCGCGGTGCTCAGA GTCCTGTGGGGCGGAGAGGTGCTGCAGCGTCAGCCTAGGAACAAGGCTGCTGAGTGCGTGAGGAACCTGAACGAGCGCATCCTGCGGGACGCCAGGGTCTACATCAGCCTCCTGCCCCTGGATGATGGGCTCTCCTTGGCCTTCAAGATCTAG
- the Comtd1 gene encoding catechol O-methyltransferase domain-containing protein 1 isoform X1, with the protein MAQRAPRLSVPAALALGSAALGAAFAAGLLLGERGCTAAAPGAAGRGAEPGTRPEPQARLGALSPAGKRWPLWGSGRQQRLLPPEDNPLWQYLLSRSMREHPALRTLRLLTLEQPQGDSMMTCEQAQLLANLARLIKAKKALDLGTFTGYSALALALALPDAGRVVTCEVNAEPPELGRPLWRQAEVEQKIDLRLQPALQTLDELLAAGEAGTFDVAVVDADKENCGAYYERCLQLLRPGGVLAVLRVLWGGEVLQRQPRNKAAECVRNLNERILRDARVYISLLPLDDGLSLAFKI; encoded by the exons ATGGCCCAGCGCGCACCTCGGCTGTCTGTTCCCGCCGCGCTGGCTCTGGGCTCGGCCGCGCTCGGCGCCGCCTTCGCCGCCGGGCTCCTGCTAGGTGAGCGGGGTTGTACCGCGGCGGCCCCGGGAGCTGCAGGGCGCGGAGCGGAGCCTGGCACCCGCCCAGAACCCCAGGCCCGACTCGGCGCCCTCTCCCCGGCAGGGAAACGGTGGCCGCTTTGGGGGTCCGGGCGACAGCAGCGACTGCTGCCCCCTGAAGACAACCCCCTGTGGCAGTATCTGCTGAGCCGCTCCATGCGGGAGCACCCGGCACTGCGGACCCTGCGACTG CTGACCCTGGAGCAGCCGCAGGGGGACTCCATGATGACCTGTGAACAGGCCCAGCTTCTGGCAAACCTGGCGCGGCTCATCAAGGCCAAGAAAGCTCTGGACCTGG GTACTTTCACGGGCTACTCGGCCCTGGCGCTAGCCTTGGCTCTTCCAGACGCTGGCCGCGTGGTGACCTGCGAGGTGAACGCGGAGCCCCCGGAGCTGGGGCGGCCCCTGTGGAGGCAG GCGGAGGTGGAGCAGAAGATCGACCTTCGGCTGCAGCCCGCGTTGCAGACTTTGG ATGAGCTTCTGGCGGCGGGCGAGGCCGGAACCTTCGACGTAGCGGTGGTGGACGCGGACAAGGAGAACTGCGGGGCCTACTACGAGCGCTGTCTGCAGCTGCTGCGCCCCGGAGGCGTGCTCGCGGTGCTCAGA GTCCTGTGGGGCGGAGAGGTGCTGCAGCGTCAGCCTAGGAACAAGGCTGCTGAGTGCGTGAGGAACCTGAACGAGCGCATCCTGCGGGACGCCAGGGTCTACATCAGCCTCCTGCCCCTGGATGATGGGCTCTCCTTGGCCTTCAAGATCTAG